TCTCGTCCCACTCCAGCTTGGCCGCAGGCTTATCCTTGCGGATCAGCTCCAGACCGATCCGGTCCTCCTCCCTGGCATTCTGATTCAGGGTCACCTTGCTTCCCCCAACAACCACCTGGGGAACATCCAGCACCGCCATGCCCCCACTGACCTCAATTCCATTCCTGGCGGAGAACGTGCCTTCAACCGCAGCCGCCCCAGCCAGCTCCAGATCCCCGGACTCGTTCACCTTGAATACCTTTTCACTGCCCGAGGTAACTGCCAGCCCCCCGTTAACCTCCACGGCACCGAAGGTGCTGATGGCGCCTGCCTTGATACTTCCGGTGAACTCCGTCAGGGCGGCGTGCACGTTAAGCCGGTTGCCCTCGTCACCGTCGATCTCCTTCGAGTTGCTGAGATACGGAGTGTCCGCTTCTTCCTTCGAGCCGATCAGGATCTGATCCGCCTTCAGCTTCGTTCCTCCTACCGCCCGGGTTACCAGCTTCGTGCCGTCAACATCCGTCTCGTAGATCTGATCCACGCTCAGCACCCCTTCCGGGGTATGGTTCAGATTCACCCGGGCCAGCAGGATATTCCTGCGCACATCCTCCGGCTTCCGGGCGCTGACCTGGATCTCCGCCTGTTCCAGCACATGAATCGGCTGACCGCCCCCTTTAATCGAGTCGGGGTCCGCTGTCTCTTCCTGATAACAGATGGAGATATAGATCTGGTCCGAGGTGCTGTACCCAGAGAGATCAATCACTCTGCCCGGATGCGTGTCGCTGACCAGAATCTCCTGGCTGATCTCCTCATTATTCTCCGGGTCGGTGACACGGTTGAGCGCGAAGCCCGGAGCAATCTCAACCGTGATCAGATCCCTCTTGGTCACCTGAAGCCCGTCAACAATCCCCCAGTCATGAAAATAACGGTTATGCAGCTGCCGCACCCGCTTATGGTAGTCCTGATCCAGCGTCAGGTCCTCTTCCTTCAGCAGCAGCCCGTTGAAATAATTCATCCGTTTCATATCCTTTGGCACAATCCCACTCCTCCCGGCTCTTCTTGGTTCCTGCCTGATCAGGCCTGGACAGGCGCTTCTTCTGCGGCAGCCAGCTCTTCCAGCACCTGAATAGCTCCGCTAATCCGTGTCAGGGTATATCCCAGCTGGGTGCGCTTATCGTCCAGCTCCTGAATCATCTGCCGTCCCGCTTCAAGCTCGGCCTTCAGTTCGTTCATCCGTGCTTCCAATTGTTCCTTCATGGGTTCATCCTCCTATGGTTTAGGCACCCTGCAGGGTGTCGATTTGATGCTGCATTCTGGCCATTGCCTTCTGCTGATCCTTCAGCACGCTGGTAAGAACAGCAATAATGTCCATTCCGCTGATCGCCCGCTGGTCGGGATCGGCCAGTACGGCCGGGACTTCCTCGGCAATGAATCCGAGTGTGCGCTGCTTGCTGCCGCCTTTATATTGAAAAGACACCGGATTCAGCCCCTCCAGCAGCTGCTTCGCCTCCCGCACCGGAATATCGGCAATATTGTCCTTCAGCTCGCGCGAGGACCACCAGTACATGCTGCCGTTGGCATAGACCCCGCCGCTGGCATGGAGATAGATGCGGTCCCCGGCATCATTGGAGACCCCGATATCCAGCACACAATTCTCCCCGCTGGTCGGGTAATACTTGATCCAGGCCGAATCGCCGCTGCCGCCGCCCGGGTCGGAAGGGAAGATGATCCCGTTGTTGCCGCTGCCCGCGCTGGGAATCAGGGCATTTCTTACTTCCAGGCTGCTGTGAACGGATGCATACTGCCAGTCATTGCCGTAGTTCAGCACCAGATGGCTGCCGTTATCGACCAGCGCCCTGCCGGGGGCGCCGCGGCGGCTGGAATAGCCGATGTAGAAGTCCGCACAACGGACCACAGCCGCGAATTCCTCGGCCACATCCAGCTTCTTGAATTTGCCGCCGAAGTTGAACACCTCGGTCTTGATGTTGCCCTTGATCTCAAGATCGCCCTTGATGACCGCGCCGCCATTCACCTGCAGCGAGCCGTTAACATCCAGATTATCCCATATGGAGACCCGGCGTGATCCCGATTTCCCGTTCCCGGCAATCATCAGGGAATTGTAGCTGGCGGTGTCGTTGCTGATCTCGGCGTAGTTCGCAGATTGGCCGGTGAATCCGGACCATTTGGAGGTGAAGCGGACCGGATTCTGTCCGCTCAGGATACGCAGCTCGCCTGCGACATCCAGCTTATCCGCCGGACTCAGCGTGCCGATCCCCACGTTGCCTGAAGCGTTAAGGGAAATGTGGTCGCTTTTATCGTTAGAGGTGCCGATCTCCAGGGTGCAATCCTCCCCGGTGCGGGGGTAGTACTTGATCCAGGCCAGGTCGCCGCTGCCGCCGCCCGGATTAGCCGGGAAAATAATCCCGTTATGCTCCCCGTTCCCGGTGCTCGGGATAATCTCCTGGGAGGCCTGCATTCTGCCGTTGACATACAGGAACCCGTTCACATCCAGCCGGTCCCAGACAGCTACCTTCCTGCCCTGCCCGGCGGAGCTGTTGCCGACAATCATCAGCGCCTTGTGGTCTGTAATATCGTTGCTGATCTCCGCACCGTTCATCCGGTTGTCGGGGAAGCCTGTCCAGGCAGAGGTGAAGCGGATGGGATTGCGTCCGCTGAGCATCCGCACACTGCCATCGACATCCAGTGAATCCTCCAGGCTCCGCTGCGGGCCGACGCCGACATAGCCGTTCTTGTTCCAGGAGAGCACCTGCTTATCTGTGCGGGAGCCGTCGCCATTAACCGTCCGGGTGCCCAGCACTCCGCCGCTGCCGCCGAATAAGACCGGACCATCGACCTCCGCCGCAGCAAAGGGCTTGCCGGCTCCGAACCAGCCCAGCCCCTGCGAGCTGTCAATCGTGTCCGGGTTCGTGCCCTTCAGCCACAGGGTGCTGTCCTCTTTAAGAGCGAGGTCGGAGTCACTGTACAGTTTGCCTGCTCCGGTGAAGCTGAAGGAAGCGCCGCCTGGCGATGAGAGTCTGCTGTGAAGGTGCAGGGAATCGGCGTAATCTTTTTGCGTCAGACTGTCCCATTCGTTGCCGTAGGCTAGCTTCTTCAGATCGCTGCCAAGCCCGGCCTTGAAGCATTTCTCCGCTTCAACCCAGACGATCCGCGCGTCATGGATGCCGCCTTCACCCCGGTACACCTCCAGCCCCCCATCCCGCGGGCCCGGGAATTCATAGTTGGGATCATCCGTATTGGGGCTGTTGACCTCCACGAAGCTGTTCATAATCCGCATTTCGCTCTGGGATTTGTCCTTGCTCTTCAGAATCAGCTCGCCTTCGAGCGTCAGCGCCCCGGCAATGCTCATCGCCCCGGTGAAGCGGGTCTCCGGCGCCTTGATCTCCAGCAACTTACCCTCCTGCAGCGTATACAGCGATGGCATCGCAGCCAGCACCGCCTCGCTCCGTCCGGGCCCGTCCATACTGTCCTCGCTCCGGGCCGGAATGATCAGCTTCTCGGTGACTAGCTTCTTACCGGCTGCACCGGCATAGGTTCTCAGCGGCGTACGGGCAGCATCGCTGTCATAATCGAAGATGCACGCACTGTCGATGACAATTCCGCTTCCCTCCTTGCGGGGAACCACACGCCCCAGGACGATCGTATCCGTACCCTCGGGCTTCTGCAGGCCGTGGCTGATTCTGCCCCGCTCCCAGATATGAATCTCCTGCCCCTGCCCCCGCTCGATATTGCGTCCGGCTTCCGTCTCCTCATAGCTGACCCAGATATAGATATTCTCATTGGCGTTATATTCCGAGAGATTCACCGGATTATCCGGGTGTCCCTCATAGATCAGAATTTCCTGGCTGATGCTCTCGTCCTTGCCTGTAGTTTTGTCCAGGACCGATACCTGGTTCAGGGCGAGCCCGTCCGCTATGCTTACCTTCATCGGGTCGGATTGACCCCCGGAGGGAAGGATCTTCAGCCCGCAGACAATGCCCCAGGTGTGCAGATAACGGTTATGCAGCCGCTGCAGGCGCAGGTAAAAGTCCTGATCGAGCTTGTAATCCTCCGCATTCAGGAAGAGGCCGTCAAAGTAACGCATTCTTTTCAATTCTTGTCCCATCAGTTGCTTGCCTCCCGATCTATAATCTCTACTGCTCAGTCATGCCCCCGACCAGCGTCTCCATGCCCACCCGACCGTACACCCCGAGGCGCATCTGCGGCACTTCAATATTCAGGCTGGAATTGGTGTAAAAAGGCCGCTCCTTCCGGATCACATCCTGCAGGTTCCGCACCTTCTGCTGCAGCAGGCTCCGGCTGTATGCCGGAAGAATGATATGGATGGAGAAGTAGCTTGGCTCCGCCGCTCCGACCATAGTATTGATTCCGACACGCCGGGACTGTCCGCACCGTACCGGCTCCTCGTAATTGCAGATCTGAATGGACGCTTCCTCCCCGGCATGGACCTGTATATACTCCTTAAGCCCCTCCAGGGTGCCGCGTTTCTGATAGAGCTGCACGCTCCTTCCGATCAGCTTGCGGTTGACGGTGCTGCGTGCTTCTGCCAGGGGCAGCAGCTGGTCCCGGGCCAGCGTGCGCTCGCCGGTATCCTGCTCTCCGTCGTATGCCTCGCCTTCTGCCAGCTCAAGGCCCACCCAGCCTGCCAGCCAGGACAGGAAAGGGGCGGGTGTCTTCCCGGGGTCGAAATAATGGTGCAGACCGTCCAGCATCGCTTCTATGCCTGCGGATTCTGTCCCCACTGCCCCCGTCTTGCCGGACAGCATCGCTTCGAAGGCCTTCAGGAACCGTCCCAGGAAAAACTGCTCATCGGTCTCCTCCGCCTTCTGCTGGAACACCCGGGGAAGATACTGTACATAGCTGTACTTCTGCTGACTGCTCATGCTTCCACCTCAATCTTCAATTCCTTCAGCTTAAACAGCTGGAAGGGCAGCAAATCGGGAGAATCCAGGGTCACATTCGTCACATGATCGATGCCGGTGATCCCCTCTACCAGATGATAGAGGTCCGAGGCATACAGCTTTCTCCCCGGCGGCCAGCCCTGGCCGTTCTCTCCGCCGCTGACCGGGTCCAGAAATTGTACAATCCTGTCGTTAACCGTGCTGCCGATCCCCGGGTTCCTGGCTGAGACCACCATCTCAATGGCAACCTCCCGGTAATCCGGCTCCACCACATGGACCCGGGTCGTCAGGAGCTTGCACTCATCCAGGCTGGCTTTGACATATTGCCTGATCGCTGTCATCTCCCGCATCAGGTCCTTCTGGTTCTCAGTTTGCAGCACCAGGATTACCGAGACATGCCCGAAGGCTTCCCTGTCTTCTCCGCTGCCGTTCTCCATATCCGTATTGATCAGGCAGAGCGTGCGGACTGTAAGATCAGGATATGTGCTGAGAATCCCGGGAACCGCAAGCAGGCTCTGCCTGGCCAGCAGCTCGTAATCCGCTGCGGTTACTGCCCGGTAACACTCGGAGAACTGCTTCGCGGCCCGGTAGATTCCGTCCGCAAGAAGCTCCTCATCCCCCAGGGTAACTCCCAGCAGCTTCAGGAAGTTCTGCTTGCTCTCATCTGTCACCTGATCCAGCCGGTACAGCACCATTTCTGTGAAGTAGGCAAACAGCTCCACCAGGGTAATGCCGGGATCGGACGGATTGTAGTTCGTCCAGTCCGGATCATAGAGCGGAATCAGCGTGAGCGCATCCGCGACTAGCTGGCCGAAATCAAGATCATCCAGCTCACGTACTGGAAGCGGCATAGGTTCATCCTCCTTTCTGAATAGACCGGTTGATGCTTACTGCTGCCCGGGCATACAATACGTGCACAGTGCGGCAGCTTCCGGCGGTAATTCGGATAACGCTTTAAGATACCGGCGGTCCTCCATAGCGATGGCATCCAGCCCGCACCCTGCGGCCGTACCGGTCAAATCATGCACCAGTCCTGAACGCTTATCCAGCAGGTAGGGAAAAAGATGCTCCTCCGGTTTGTTCACCAGATGCACTCCGCCGCAGATCAGCTCATCCTCTTCAAGGAAGATATTGTCTGTGCCGATACTGCGGATCTTCAGCGGCGTGGTGTTGATATATTCATCCGTCCGGCTCAGGAAGACGATATCCTTCTCCCGGAACACGGCAGTCTTCACATAGAATGTCGCCGCACCGGAATCCAGCCGGTTCAGGATATAGGTGCGGACGGTCAGATCACCGGTCAGGTCGTATTCCAGATCACTCCCCTCGGGGTAGCTGCGGTCCAGCGGCTCCTCATTCAGGGTCCGGCATTCCAGCAGGTCGCCGTCGATGGACAGAATCATCAGCTCGACCGGCTCAAACGACCGGTAACGGAGCCGGAGAATCGCCTTCTCCTTGAAGCCTCTGAGCACCAGCGATTTCACTTCTGCTCCGGCCTCCACCGGCTCCGCAAGCGCATACTGAATCGCGTTGTCCTCCGAACGGACCATACTGTACTTCGGATAAGCGGCCAGGGGCTTGTAAGGCCCGTTCTCCAGCGGCGCCAGCTTCAGCGTAAAGCACTGCACCGAGGCCTTTACGGCTACGTCAGACACATAGTCCACCCCAGGTGTATTCTTGATGACGGCATAGACCTCGGATACATACAGATTCTGTCCCAGCTCCCAGCCCGTATTGCCGTCGCCCCCATGGAGCGGATGGAAGAACTGCTTCAGATTGTCGATAATCCGGCCCTCCGCCACCTTCCGCTGCTCTGGAGAAGTGAACACCACGTCCGCTTCCACTGCAATGCGGACATAATCGGGCCCGCTCACCCCGATGCCCGGCTCACTGGTGTTCAGCACCGCGGAGATCCGTTCACACAAATAGGCTTCGATCTCGCTGCATAATTCCGGGCTGGGCGCAGGCTTCGGATCATCTGTCTGCGGCACCACGATAACGGTTGCCGTCCCCGGAACGAACGCCAGATCACGGTTCATGGCACTAAGACATTTCACCTTGGCGATCTGGGGCATCGCCTCCCGCACGAGCCATTCCATATCTTCGGCAGTTACGCCCCGGTTCCAGCTCTTCAGCGTATGCGGCCCCCGAAGCTCTGCCTGCTCTGCCTCCTCCTGGTCGAAGCCGCCGTCCGCCGCCACCGGATTGGTCACCGAGTCCAGCCAGCTGAAGCTGTCCCAGATCTTGGTGACCGTGCCTGCAGCCACATTGCCGGAGGAGCCGCCACCGTGCTTATAGTCGCACAGGATGTTGTCAGTCCCGTTTGGAGGAACCATCCCGCTGCGCCCGTCTCCGAACAGGACTGTTCCGCTGCTGCGGTCCAGCACATAGTGTCGGCTGTCCGGACCGGATACCGAGAAGGTATCGACCTCCTCCCACGGCACCCATTCTGCTTGCCCCGCCGCTTCACGGACGCTAAGGCGCTGGCCGGGAAGCACAGGGGGCCGGGACAGCTGGAAGCGCTGATTCTCTTCGCCATTGCTGGAGCCGGGAATTTCGCCGCTGACGGTATTGGAATTCCTGGCCCATACGGCATTGGGAAGAATGGCGTGAACCTCCGGACTGATCTCGAAGTCCCCTTCATCCAGCCGGGCGCGAATCCAATATTGTGCCGTACCGAACAGCGGCCGCATAGCGGTATCGGCCGGGATGGTAAACTGCAGAATCTCTCTGCGGGTGAAGCCTCTAATCTCATCGTTGACACTTAGCGTCAGCCATCTCCGGCCGTCCCAGTACTCCCAGGCGACGACCGGACGCCCCTGCTGCCCGCCGGTCAGCGGGAAGAAGAGCGATACCGGCAGATCGCCGGGATCTTGGTCAAAGCCCAGATAGAAGGTAGGCACAGTCTCCGCACAGGGATAAAAGGGCTTGAACTGCTCCCCTTCGGCCAGACATGCCGCCGTTTTGTCAGCGAAGCTGAAATTGTTCTCGGTGAGCACTGTCTGCGGATGGGCTTCCAGCGTATAGCTGTACGCAATGCTGAGCCTGCGGATGGAGGGCGGTGCATAAGTGGCCGGTGTGACCTTCAGCTTGGCGACATGGATGCTGCCTTCGCCCAGCTGAACCTCTTCATCCTCGTATTCATATTTGGCTTCCTCACCGTAGTTGCCGCCGGTGATCCGGGCGCGGACCCAGTACTGCTCCTCCCCGCCCAGTGTCAGCAGCTGAATTCCCGGACAATCGAAGCTTAACGTTCCGCTCGCCATGAGGCTGCTGACTCTGTGCTGAACCGCATCCGGTGAAGTCGCAGGCTCCCCGTCCGGCTGCTCCTCAAGGCCGGTAATATCCAGCCACTCCCGGCCGTTCCAATATTCCCAGCCGACCTGCACATACGGCGTATCCGGCAGCTTGCTGATTTCCGGCCCGGACAGCTCAAGCTTCAGCGTAATCCGGGCGCCCGGCTTGGAGAAGGCTTCGCTGCAGGCGATATAGAAGGTATCATTCACCTTGGGCTTGTCCCCGAACGGATAATAATCCTTGCCCATATCCATGGAAGTGCCATTGAAAACCGCCACATCTGGCATACGCCGCTCCTGGCGGTCAACGGCCAGCTCCAAAGTGATCTCTTCAATGTCCGGCAGCTGCGTCCCCGGAGCAATAGGCGTGTTCAGCTCGGCATAGAGCCACCCGCTGTGCCACTCCCGCAATGTCCCGGAGGCTTCATACCCGCTAATTGTTTTTGCATGTACCCCGGGCAGGGGATTGAACTGCACGACTGCCCTCCAGGCCGAATCCTCTGCAGCCTCCGCTATGGACGGGAAGACCTGCACAGGGCTTCCTTCTTCATTGAAGCAGAACCAGTCCATCTGCTTCAGCAGCTCCCGGGGGCCGGACTGCTCCTCAGCAGCTCTGGAGAGTGCCGCATCCGGCTTGTTGAAATAGACCGACAGGCGGCTGCCCTCCTCCCGGAATCCGAACAGCTCCGGGTGGCCCAGATATAACCGGTGGACGACGGTGGAGCCGCCCCGGAACAGCTTGGCGGTGCGGCCGCCAGCCTCCCCGGTGAACAAATAATCGTGATTGCTCCACTGGTCCTCCCCGGGATCAAGGCTTACGGCTCTGACCGGCTGCGGACGGATCACTGTCAAGTCCTTCTCCGTCTCAAAAATGATCTCAGGCCCATTCTCCGGCTGGGCGGATACCCGGGTCCCTGCCGGAATCGTGTTGTAGCTGTCCCCCTCCGGCTTCAGCTTGAAGAGCAGCGGGACTTTGGCGGCTCTGGGCGGCGACGGATGAATGCCGATCAGGTTCAGGAAGGCAGTGAAATTCTTTGCAGGCGCCTGGTTCAGCCGGCTGATGACCTTGCCCATCATCCCGGTGAAGATATGCACCAGCGCATCCGCCTTCCGGTCCTGCTCCAGCTCGGTCAGATCACTCCATTCCCGGCTGCAGTACCGGTAGATTAAGCGTCTCAGCTCCGGGACCATCTGCTCCTGGTCCCGCTTGTCAATAACAGGCATATGGTTTGGCATTATTTCCCCACACTTTCAAGGAAGAATGGATAGACCAGGTTATACTTGCTGTTGCTGGCCCTGATTGTATAGTCAATGGACACTTCAAGCTCAGTGCGGTCCGAGCTCGGCGTGACCGTAATATCATCCACTTCAATCCGCGGCTCCCAGTTCTGCAGCGCCTCTTCAATGAAGCTTCGAAGCAGGGTGGCGGTGCTCATGGTGTTCGGCGCGAACACCAGCTCATTCAGCCTGCAGCCGAAGTCCGGCCGCATGACCCGTTCGCCGCGGGCGGTGGACAGAATCAGCATCACCGACTCCCGGATGGAGTCCTCTCCGTCTGAAGAACGGAGGCTGCCCCGCTGCACCGCCAGCGGATGCTTCCAGCCCCGTCCCAAGAAATCTACAACTTCCATAGCTCAGCCTCCTATACTGACCGTTCCCGCTGCAGACACCTTGCCTGCCGGGAGGTCGGCCGGATCATTGCAGGTCAGCGCCGGGTCACCGTTTCTGGCCGCCTTTTTACCGTTAATGCTCACCGTTGCACTCCCGGCGGTAATGGTCCCTTTATTCGCCGGAGGCTTCTGGAACGGGCCTCCCTGCGGAACATGCGCCGGTGTATTGGTCGCCGTAGAATCCACCGTCGCTGCCGGCTGCCCCATAATTCTGACATTGGCGCTCAGCGCGCCGTCCAGAATACCTGTGAAGGGATGGGGCAGGGGGGTCGGCACCAGGCCGCCTCCGGCCGGAAGCATGACGATATGAGTATCGGTAGCCAGAACCCGGTCGCCTTGCTTGGCTGCCGGTTGTCCCATGTGAGCTCCTCCTCTCTAATTGAGATCAATCGCAGCGCCCTGGAGCTTCATACTGGCAGCTGCTTTGATATCCATGCCGGCCTTGGACTCGATACGGGTGCCTGACGCAGACTTCATTTCAATTGATTTCGCGGACAGGGACAGCTTGCCGCCTGCCGTGATTTCAAGCTCCGCACCGGAGGATACCGACACCTTATTCGCCTTGGCATCCAGAATAATCCGGTTCTTGCCCGATTTGTCGCTGATGCAGATCTGCTCTGCCCCGCCCTTGTCATCCAGCTTGATCACATGGCCCTTGGCGGAGGTCAGCGTAATGCTCTCTTCCCCCTTGGTGTCGGCAAACTGCAGCACATGCCCGCTGCGGGACTTGAACAGCCGGATATTGTTCTTGCCGTCCTTGTTGGTCTCCGGCGGAACATCCTTCCCGTTCCACAAGGACCCGATC
This region of Paenibacillus sp. FSL K6-1096 genomic DNA includes:
- a CDS encoding putative baseplate assembly protein: MPNHMPVIDKRDQEQMVPELRRLIYRYCSREWSDLTELEQDRKADALVHIFTGMMGKVISRLNQAPAKNFTAFLNLIGIHPSPPRAAKVPLLFKLKPEGDSYNTIPAGTRVSAQPENGPEIIFETEKDLTVIRPQPVRAVSLDPGEDQWSNHDYLFTGEAGGRTAKLFRGGSTVVHRLYLGHPELFGFREEGSRLSVYFNKPDAALSRAAEEQSGPRELLKQMDWFCFNEEGSPVQVFPSIAEAAEDSAWRAVVQFNPLPGVHAKTISGYEASGTLREWHSGWLYAELNTPIAPGTQLPDIEEITLELAVDRQERRMPDVAVFNGTSMDMGKDYYPFGDKPKVNDTFYIACSEAFSKPGARITLKLELSGPEISKLPDTPYVQVGWEYWNGREWLDITGLEEQPDGEPATSPDAVQHRVSSLMASGTLSFDCPGIQLLTLGGEEQYWVRARITGGNYGEEAKYEYEDEEVQLGEGSIHVAKLKVTPATYAPPSIRRLSIAYSYTLEAHPQTVLTENNFSFADKTAACLAEGEQFKPFYPCAETVPTFYLGFDQDPGDLPVSLFFPLTGGQQGRPVVAWEYWDGRRWLTLSVNDEIRGFTRREILQFTIPADTAMRPLFGTAQYWIRARLDEGDFEISPEVHAILPNAVWARNSNTVSGEIPGSSNGEENQRFQLSRPPVLPGQRLSVREAAGQAEWVPWEEVDTFSVSGPDSRHYVLDRSSGTVLFGDGRSGMVPPNGTDNILCDYKHGGGSSGNVAAGTVTKIWDSFSWLDSVTNPVAADGGFDQEEAEQAELRGPHTLKSWNRGVTAEDMEWLVREAMPQIAKVKCLSAMNRDLAFVPGTATVIVVPQTDDPKPAPSPELCSEIEAYLCERISAVLNTSEPGIGVSGPDYVRIAVEADVVFTSPEQRKVAEGRIIDNLKQFFHPLHGGDGNTGWELGQNLYVSEVYAVIKNTPGVDYVSDVAVKASVQCFTLKLAPLENGPYKPLAAYPKYSMVRSEDNAIQYALAEPVEAGAEVKSLVLRGFKEKAILRLRYRSFEPVELMILSIDGDLLECRTLNEEPLDRSYPEGSDLEYDLTGDLTVRTYILNRLDSGAATFYVKTAVFREKDIVFLSRTDEYINTTPLKIRSIGTDNIFLEEDELICGGVHLVNKPEEHLFPYLLDKRSGLVHDLTGTAAGCGLDAIAMEDRRYLKALSELPPEAAALCTYCMPGQQ
- a CDS encoding tail fiber domain-containing protein, with the protein product MGQELKRMRYFDGLFLNAEDYKLDQDFYLRLQRLHNRYLHTWGIVCGLKILPSGGQSDPMKVSIADGLALNQVSVLDKTTGKDESISQEILIYEGHPDNPVNLSEYNANENIYIWVSYEETEAGRNIERGQGQEIHIWERGRISHGLQKPEGTDTIVLGRVVPRKEGSGIVIDSACIFDYDSDAARTPLRTYAGAAGKKLVTEKLIIPARSEDSMDGPGRSEAVLAAMPSLYTLQEGKLLEIKAPETRFTGAMSIAGALTLEGELILKSKDKSQSEMRIMNSFVEVNSPNTDDPNYEFPGPRDGGLEVYRGEGGIHDARIVWVEAEKCFKAGLGSDLKKLAYGNEWDSLTQKDYADSLHLHSRLSSPGGASFSFTGAGKLYSDSDLALKEDSTLWLKGTNPDTIDSSQGLGWFGAGKPFAAAEVDGPVLFGGSGGVLGTRTVNGDGSRTDKQVLSWNKNGYVGVGPQRSLEDSLDVDGSVRMLSGRNPIRFTSAWTGFPDNRMNGAEISNDITDHKALMIVGNSSAGQGRKVAVWDRLDVNGFLYVNGRMQASQEIIPSTGNGEHNGIIFPANPGGGSGDLAWIKYYPRTGEDCTLEIGTSNDKSDHISLNASGNVGIGTLSPADKLDVAGELRILSGQNPVRFTSKWSGFTGQSANYAEISNDTASYNSLMIAGNGKSGSRRVSIWDNLDVNGSLQVNGGAVIKGDLEIKGNIKTEVFNFGGKFKKLDVAEEFAAVVRCADFYIGYSSRRGAPGRALVDNGSHLVLNYGNDWQYASVHSSLEVRNALIPSAGSGNNGIIFPSDPGGGSGDSAWIKYYPTSGENCVLDIGVSNDAGDRIYLHASGGVYANGSMYWWSSRELKDNIADIPVREAKQLLEGLNPVSFQYKGGSKQRTLGFIAEEVPAVLADPDQRAISGMDIIAVLTSVLKDQQKAMARMQHQIDTLQGA
- a CDS encoding phage tail protein codes for the protein MSSQQKYSYVQYLPRVFQQKAEETDEQFFLGRFLKAFEAMLSGKTGAVGTESAGIEAMLDGLHHYFDPGKTPAPFLSWLAGWVGLELAEGEAYDGEQDTGERTLARDQLLPLAEARSTVNRKLIGRSVQLYQKRGTLEGLKEYIQVHAGEEASIQICNYEEPVRCGQSRRVGINTMVGAAEPSYFSIHIILPAYSRSLLQQKVRNLQDVIRKERPFYTNSSLNIEVPQMRLGVYGRVGMETLVGGMTEQ
- a CDS encoding PAAR domain-containing protein, producing the protein MGQPAAKQGDRVLATDTHIVMLPAGGGLVPTPLPHPFTGILDGALSANVRIMGQPAATVDSTATNTPAHVPQGGPFQKPPANKGTITAGSATVSINGKKAARNGDPALTCNDPADLPAGKVSAAGTVSIGG
- a CDS encoding GPW/gp25 family protein, whose amino-acid sequence is MEVVDFLGRGWKHPLAVQRGSLRSSDGEDSIRESVMLILSTARGERVMRPDFGCRLNELVFAPNTMSTATLLRSFIEEALQNWEPRIEVDDITVTPSSDRTELEVSIDYTIRASNSKYNLVYPFFLESVGK
- a CDS encoding phage baseplate assembly protein V codes for the protein MSEGPGITNFMDSIMNEGRIFGVMVGIVIHNDSANHADQPGPGRVKVKIPLMGMQESNWARMASWMAGKGRGAFCLPEVEDEVLVVFENGDVNRPYVIGSLWNGKDVPPETNKDGKNNIRLFKSRSGHVLQFADTKGEESITLTSAKGHVIKLDDKGGAEQICISDKSGKNRIILDAKANKVSVSSGAELEITAGGKLSLSAKSIEMKSASGTRIESKAGMDIKAAASMKLQGAAIDLN